The Haloferax sp. Atlit-12N genome window below encodes:
- a CDS encoding DUF1059 domain-containing protein, which produces MSKAMQQATCSCGFSVTSENRNEVVKVIQEHAHDEHGKEMTRDDVLAMMKQA; this is translated from the coding sequence ATGTCGAAGGCGATGCAACAGGCGACGTGTTCGTGCGGGTTCAGCGTAACCTCGGAGAACAGAAACGAGGTCGTGAAAGTGATTCAGGAACACGCCCACGACGAGCACGGAAAAGAGATGACGAGAGACGACGTGCTGGCGATGATGAAGCAGGCCTGA
- a CDS encoding ZIP family metal transporter, with translation MNRSTAIGAGSVVALVALSGYAASAEAWNLLIVSWAAFGAMALAAPFGARSRTEHAEGLVWGYGLASGAMVTSAAVFLVPQALGHHPQFGGFGIAFGILAGFAAHTVGHRFAHMDLPIDRTVAELSAHAVSAGAIIGVVYGNIDVGVGLGLAIVSHKGPAGYAAARRLSGRGESVAPLLLPAAGLGIAAIVSSAVSLPATGAFRGLVFGFASGVFLHVAMDFLPRCEIGSEIHELLSVEDGHAHAILDRLRVHAALSTAVGGLAVFAAWLVLN, from the coding sequence ATGAACCGTTCGACGGCCATCGGCGCGGGGAGCGTCGTGGCACTCGTCGCGCTCTCCGGGTACGCCGCGAGCGCCGAGGCGTGGAATCTCCTTATCGTCTCGTGGGCCGCCTTCGGCGCGATGGCGCTCGCCGCGCCCTTCGGCGCGCGGAGCCGGACCGAACACGCCGAGGGACTCGTGTGGGGCTACGGCCTCGCCAGCGGCGCGATGGTGACGAGCGCCGCGGTGTTTCTGGTCCCGCAGGCGCTCGGCCACCACCCTCAGTTCGGCGGCTTCGGCATCGCCTTCGGTATCCTCGCGGGCTTCGCCGCCCACACCGTCGGCCACCGATTCGCCCATATGGACTTGCCCATCGACCGCACCGTGGCGGAACTCTCGGCGCACGCCGTCTCCGCGGGCGCGATTATCGGCGTCGTCTACGGAAACATCGACGTGGGCGTCGGTCTCGGCCTCGCCATCGTCTCGCACAAGGGGCCGGCCGGCTACGCCGCCGCCCGCCGGCTCTCGGGCCGGGGCGAGTCGGTCGCCCCGCTTCTCCTCCCCGCGGCGGGCCTCGGCATCGCCGCCATCGTCTCCAGCGCCGTCTCGCTCCCGGCGACTGGCGCGTTCCGCGGGCTCGTCTTCGGGTTCGCCTCCGGCGTCTTCCTCCACGTCGCCATGGACTTCCTCCCGCGCTGTGAAATCGGCAGCGAGATTCACGAACTCCTGTCGGTCGAAGACGGCCACGCTCACGCGATTCTCGACCGCCTCCGGGTCCACGCCGCGCTGAGCACCGCCGTCGGCGGCCTCGCCGTCTTCGCCGCGTGGCTGGTGCTCAACTAA
- a CDS encoding prenyltransferase yields the protein MTDDMAAQTESGEGGGSGGSDEDSDGRRAGDGREGGGLRDRLVYLAVLSRPRFWLYLAGPVVVGVAAAASAPADLFGLEAVALFAYFLVPANVFLYGVNDVFDADVDEANPKKDDREARWRGDPVNTAVVAASGLLGVGLFALVPRVAWPWLAAHFFLAVEYSAPPFRFKTTPLLDSVSNGLYVLPGVAAYAAVSGSNPPMLAVAGAWLWTMGMHTFSAIPDIEPDREAGIRTTATALGERRTYWYCAATWGLAAVAFAAVDLRLGALLAAYPVVVLGIVAAGVDVDRAYWWYPVINTVVGMLITLGALWRFVNG from the coding sequence GTGACCGACGACATGGCCGCACAGACCGAGTCCGGCGAGGGCGGTGGGTCCGGCGGGTCCGACGAGGACAGCGACGGCCGACGAGCGGGCGACGGACGGGAAGGCGGCGGTCTTCGAGACCGCCTCGTCTACCTCGCGGTCCTCTCGCGGCCCCGCTTCTGGCTCTACCTCGCCGGTCCCGTCGTCGTCGGCGTCGCGGCCGCCGCGAGCGCCCCCGCCGACCTGTTCGGCCTCGAAGCGGTCGCCCTGTTCGCGTACTTCCTCGTCCCCGCGAACGTCTTTCTCTACGGCGTCAACGACGTGTTCGACGCCGACGTGGACGAGGCGAACCCGAAGAAAGACGACCGCGAGGCCCGCTGGCGCGGCGACCCAGTAAACACCGCGGTCGTCGCCGCGAGCGGCCTGCTCGGCGTCGGCCTGTTCGCCCTCGTTCCGCGGGTGGCGTGGCCGTGGCTCGCCGCGCACTTCTTCCTCGCCGTCGAGTACAGCGCGCCGCCGTTTCGGTTCAAGACGACGCCGCTTCTCGACTCGGTCTCGAACGGCCTGTACGTCCTGCCGGGCGTCGCCGCCTACGCGGCCGTCTCGGGGTCGAACCCCCCGATGCTCGCCGTCGCCGGCGCGTGGCTCTGGACGATGGGGATGCACACGTTCTCCGCGATTCCCGACATCGAACCCGACCGCGAGGCCGGTATTCGGACGACTGCGACGGCCCTCGGCGAGCGCCGGACCTACTGGTACTGCGCCGCGACGTGGGGCCTCGCCGCCGTCGCCTTCGCCGCGGTCGACCTCCGACTCGGCGCGCTCTTGGCGGCCTATCCGGTCGTCGTCCTCGGCATCGTCGCCGCCGGCGTCGACGTGGACCGGGCGTACTGGTGGTATCCCGTCATCAACACCGTCGTCGGCATGCTCATCACCCTCGGGGCTCTCTGGAGGTTCGTCAATGGGTAA
- the cruF gene encoding bisanhydrobacterioruberin hydratase, with the protein MSVSDLRARLPSTRSEAEAALDRLVRDNRFTISVFFPLNGAVLLVASAMGWLPDPLAFNAFLILLGTLVMRSPLIVGVLPLVTRRAALGVGALTAYAYAIEYTGVTTGWPYGWFHYGVDLGPTVAGVPVGLPVFFIPLVMNAYLLCLLLLGDRARNGVVRLGVVIAAVLAMDVVLDPGAVALGFWEYYRLADDARLFYGVPLSNYAGWVVSATVAVVALDWSFDREALLARLDRTEFMLDDLVSFVILWGGINAWFGNWIPVAVAALFGVGLLKTDRFDSRLLRLPRRLPWRS; encoded by the coding sequence GTGAGCGTGAGCGACCTGCGAGCGCGCCTGCCGTCCACCCGGAGCGAGGCGGAGGCGGCGCTCGACCGGCTGGTGCGCGACAACCGCTTTACCATCTCGGTGTTCTTCCCGCTGAACGGCGCGGTGCTCCTCGTCGCCAGTGCGATGGGCTGGCTCCCCGACCCGCTCGCGTTCAACGCGTTTCTCATCCTCCTCGGGACGCTCGTGATGCGCTCGCCGCTCATCGTGGGCGTCCTCCCGCTCGTGACCCGGCGGGCCGCCCTCGGCGTCGGCGCGCTCACCGCCTACGCCTACGCCATCGAGTACACCGGCGTCACCACGGGCTGGCCCTACGGCTGGTTCCACTACGGCGTCGACCTCGGGCCGACGGTCGCCGGCGTTCCGGTCGGGCTGCCGGTGTTTTTCATCCCGCTCGTGATGAACGCCTACCTGCTGTGTCTGCTCCTGTTGGGCGACCGCGCCCGCAACGGGGTCGTCCGTCTCGGGGTCGTCATCGCGGCCGTCCTCGCCATGGACGTGGTGCTCGACCCGGGCGCCGTCGCGCTCGGTTTCTGGGAGTACTACCGCCTCGCCGACGATGCGCGCCTGTTCTACGGCGTCCCGCTTTCGAACTACGCCGGCTGGGTCGTCAGCGCCACCGTCGCCGTCGTCGCGCTCGACTGGTCGTTCGACCGCGAGGCGCTCCTCGCGCGACTCGACCGCACGGAGTTCATGCTCGACGACCTCGTGAGCTTCGTCATCCTCTGGGGCGGCATCAACGCGTGGTTCGGCAACTGGATTCCCGTCGCCGTCGCCGCGCTGTTCGGCGTCGGACTGCTCAAGACGGACCGGTTCGACTCGCGGCTCCTGCGGCTTCCGCGGCGGTTGCCGTGGCGCTCCTGA
- a CDS encoding phytoene/squalene synthase family protein, producing the protein MLNESQVEAGKDIQQRTGKTFYFATRLLPERVRHATYVLYAFFRVADEVVDAEETAPPAQQRERLERLRAEALGEVETDDPVLSAFAELRERYGIDPDDVNVFIDAMESDIEKDRYETYDELETYMDGSASAVGRMMTDVMRPDDPEAALPHATALGQAFQMSNFLRDVGEDVVERDRVYLPQTTLDRHGVDAEQILDLEFDERVADVMRDELRRAESLYRDGVAGIEYLPSDCQFPVLLSAVLYADHHRSIRNLGYDTLTTTPELSFGRKVTLLAKTAAYWAVWRDPVAVFKTVSVVPYPDDDELDAEFGPGSTPASRTRRSGRVSGWLRSLNRWGSD; encoded by the coding sequence ATGCTCAACGAATCACAGGTCGAGGCGGGAAAAGACATCCAACAGCGGACGGGAAAGACGTTTTACTTCGCGACGCGCCTCCTTCCGGAGCGCGTCAGACACGCCACGTACGTGCTGTACGCGTTCTTTCGGGTCGCCGACGAGGTCGTCGACGCCGAGGAGACCGCGCCGCCGGCACAACAGCGCGAGCGTCTCGAACGCCTCCGCGCCGAGGCGCTCGGCGAAGTCGAGACCGACGACCCCGTCCTGTCGGCGTTCGCCGAACTCAGGGAGCGCTACGGCATCGACCCCGACGATGTGAACGTCTTCATCGACGCGATGGAGTCAGACATCGAGAAGGACCGCTACGAGACCTACGACGAACTTGAGACGTACATGGACGGGTCGGCCTCCGCGGTCGGCCGGATGATGACCGACGTCATGCGTCCCGACGACCCCGAGGCGGCGCTCCCGCACGCGACGGCCCTAGGACAGGCGTTCCAGATGTCGAACTTCCTGCGCGACGTGGGCGAAGACGTGGTCGAACGCGACCGCGTCTACCTCCCGCAGACGACGCTGGACCGCCACGGCGTCGACGCCGAACAGATACTCGACCTCGAATTCGACGAGCGCGTCGCCGACGTGATGCGCGACGAACTCCGCCGAGCGGAATCGCTGTACCGCGACGGCGTCGCCGGCATCGAGTACCTCCCGTCGGACTGTCAGTTCCCGGTGCTCCTCTCGGCGGTGCTGTACGCCGACCACCACCGGTCGATTCGGAACCTCGGCTACGACACGCTCACGACGACGCCCGAACTCAGCTTCGGGCGAAAGGTGACGCTCCTCGCGAAGACCGCGGCGTACTGGGCCGTCTGGCGCGACCCCGTGGCCGTGTTCAAGACCGTCAGCGTCGTCCCGTACCCGGACGACGACGAACTCGACGCGGAGTTCGGTCCCGGTTCGACGCCGGCCAGTCGCACCCGGCGCAGCGGACGCGTCTCCGGTTGGCTCCGGTCGCTGAACCGCTGGGGCTCTGACTGA
- a CDS encoding PGF-CTERM sorting domain-containing protein, translated as MERNALLTAGAVGVVVVALVAAAVVPGVVADPTDDGPVRPGPVDVAGVSIAAGQATGETVTLEIETRIDHRGNPTQNVSVLVRAVDAESGLLTTTQELDVGTLSKDGETATTTNLTVPREGGYDIEVVLYSDDERVDQARKSVRGVSAIKPPYLRSTTSFTDSEALPPVSFAIGEAGEDRTTLDLTATLTNAGDDPAEDLSVLFVLRQAESNIVASRTTVDAGAIAAGRTETVDASASVPNGYNYYIDTVLLRDGVVIDTARGAANLNPTRTISVNQTREDVELRVEDFENGDGDAPQRTEYEQTETSSAAPGFGPIVAVVGLLAAVFVARRWSK; from the coding sequence ATGGAAAGAAACGCCCTCCTCACCGCCGGGGCGGTCGGCGTCGTCGTCGTGGCGCTCGTCGCCGCCGCCGTGGTTCCGGGGGTCGTCGCGGACCCGACCGACGACGGCCCCGTCCGACCCGGACCGGTGGACGTCGCCGGCGTCTCCATCGCGGCCGGACAGGCGACGGGAGAGACGGTCACGCTCGAAATCGAGACACGCATCGACCACCGAGGAAACCCCACGCAGAACGTGAGCGTCCTCGTCCGCGCCGTCGACGCCGAGTCGGGGCTGTTGACGACGACGCAGGAACTCGACGTCGGGACGCTCTCGAAGGACGGTGAGACGGCGACGACGACCAACCTCACGGTCCCCCGCGAGGGCGGCTACGACATCGAAGTCGTCCTCTACAGCGACGACGAGCGGGTCGACCAGGCGCGAAAGAGCGTCCGCGGCGTCTCGGCCATCAAGCCGCCGTACCTCCGGTCGACCACCTCGTTCACCGACAGCGAGGCGCTTCCGCCCGTCTCATTCGCCATCGGCGAGGCCGGCGAGGACCGGACGACGCTCGACCTGACGGCGACGCTGACGAACGCCGGCGACGACCCGGCCGAGGACCTCTCGGTGCTGTTCGTCCTCCGGCAGGCTGAATCGAACATCGTGGCCTCCCGGACGACGGTCGATGCGGGGGCCATCGCGGCCGGCCGGACCGAGACGGTGGACGCGTCGGCGAGCGTCCCGAACGGCTACAACTACTACATCGACACCGTGTTGCTCCGCGACGGGGTCGTCATCGACACCGCCCGCGGCGCGGCGAACCTGAACCCAACGAGGACGATTAGCGTGAACCAGACCAGAGAGGACGTGGAACTCCGCGTCGAAGACTTCGAGAACGGCGACGGCGACGCACCGCAGCGAACCGAGTACGAGCAGACCGAGACCTCCTCGGCGGCACCCGGCTTCGGGCCGATAGTGGCGGTCGTGGGACTGCTCGCGGCCGTCTTCGTCGCCCGGAGGTGGTCGAAATGA
- a CDS encoding helix-turn-helix domain-containing protein: MHRVTLDTRLDDCPLGRVTAAHDVTLTTPYWNLSPETGRCDLWVEASSPGRSQLESSMRALRDADGVDRFELKRKRGSNATAHVVLAETAAIETVMANGGAVIAPFRDRDGWERWHLGFAEPRAAAATLDSLDRRYELAVVEQAPLGGSVAADVFRNFDEAATLLDGCARLTEAESRVLRTAVEHGYYETPRGESLASLGERCGVSDVAISKTLRRAERKLLGAAVSALADLDTDRLNVGGGDGR; encoded by the coding sequence ATGCACCGCGTCACCCTCGACACCCGGTTAGACGACTGTCCGCTGGGACGGGTGACCGCCGCGCACGACGTGACGCTGACCACGCCGTACTGGAATCTCTCGCCCGAGACTGGACGGTGCGACCTCTGGGTCGAAGCCTCGTCGCCGGGGCGGTCACAGTTGGAGTCCAGCATGCGCGCGCTCAGAGACGCTGACGGCGTCGACCGCTTCGAACTGAAGCGGAAGCGCGGGTCGAACGCGACGGCCCACGTCGTACTCGCGGAGACGGCCGCCATCGAGACGGTCATGGCCAACGGCGGCGCGGTCATCGCTCCGTTCCGCGACAGAGACGGCTGGGAGCGGTGGCACCTCGGCTTCGCCGAGCCCCGGGCCGCGGCCGCGACCCTCGACTCACTCGACCGCCGCTACGAACTCGCCGTCGTCGAGCAGGCGCCGCTCGGCGGGTCGGTCGCGGCCGACGTCTTCCGGAACTTCGACGAGGCCGCGACGCTCCTCGACGGCTGTGCCCGGCTCACCGAGGCCGAGTCACGGGTGCTCCGAACGGCGGTCGAACACGGCTACTACGAGACGCCGCGGGGAGAGTCGCTCGCGTCACTCGGCGAGCGGTGCGGCGTCTCCGACGTGGCCATCTCGAAGACGCTCCGACGCGCGGAGCGAAAGCTCCTCGGAGCCGCCGTCTCCGCGCTCGCCGACCTCGACACCGACCGGCTGAACGTCGGGGGCGGCGACGGACGTTAG
- a CDS encoding universal stress protein, whose protein sequence is MATYVIGTNSVHTSAEVCDYLSRRIDAGDVLHVVNSHRGGDETDSEDVRDGEDALNVVVSRLGDLVDVETHQYIRGNDAADDILQCADEHDADEIVIGVRKRNPTSKIVFGSTAQDVLLNSNIPMAVVPLEKV, encoded by the coding sequence ATGGCAACATACGTTATCGGGACGAACTCGGTCCACACGAGCGCCGAAGTCTGCGACTATCTCTCGCGGCGAATCGACGCCGGCGACGTGCTCCACGTCGTCAACTCTCACCGCGGCGGCGACGAGACCGACAGCGAGGACGTTCGCGACGGCGAGGACGCCCTGAACGTCGTCGTCTCCCGTCTCGGCGACCTCGTGGACGTGGAGACCCACCAGTACATCCGCGGTAACGACGCCGCCGACGACATCCTCCAGTGCGCCGACGAACACGACGCGGACGAAATCGTCATCGGCGTCCGAAAGCGCAATCCGACCTCGAAAATCGTCTTCGGCAGCACGGCACAGGACGTGCTGTTGAACTCGAACATCCCGATGGCGGTCGTCCCGCTGGAAAAAGTCTAA
- a CDS encoding SDR family NAD(P)-dependent oxidoreductase, with the protein MNDTTAVVTGASSGIGAAVARALGRAGATVVVCARDGDALQSVVDDIEAGGGTASAVRADVRDELDMERLMETAARAGGRIDVLVANAAVAHGSPGEMPAPEESYAAFDDTLRTNVRGVFAAVKEALPHMADDGRILVPSGSIAREAKPGMGAYAVSKAAAEALGRQFAADCDQTVTVVDPGLVATDLTGGQGRDPDDVADLFVWAATDADPAEFDGDIADLKAWKQATR; encoded by the coding sequence ATGAACGACACCACCGCGGTGGTCACAGGCGCGAGTTCCGGAATCGGCGCGGCGGTCGCGCGCGCCCTCGGTCGCGCCGGTGCGACCGTCGTCGTCTGTGCCCGCGACGGCGACGCCCTCCAGTCGGTCGTCGACGACATCGAGGCCGGCGGCGGGACCGCCAGCGCCGTCCGCGCCGACGTCCGCGACGAACTCGACATGGAGCGCCTGATGGAGACGGCGGCCCGCGCCGGCGGACGCATCGACGTGCTCGTCGCCAACGCCGCCGTCGCCCACGGGTCCCCCGGCGAGATGCCCGCGCCCGAGGAGTCCTACGCGGCGTTCGACGACACCCTCCGGACCAACGTCCGCGGCGTCTTCGCGGCAGTCAAAGAGGCGCTCCCGCACATGGCCGACGACGGACGCATCCTCGTGCCCTCCGGCTCAATCGCCCGCGAGGCGAAGCCGGGGATGGGCGCGTACGCCGTCTCCAAGGCGGCCGCCGAGGCGCTCGGCCGGCAGTTCGCCGCCGACTGCGACCAGACCGTGACGGTCGTCGACCCCGGCCTCGTCGCCACCGACCTCACCGGCGGACAGGGCCGCGACCCCGACGACGTGGCCGACCTGTTCGTCTGGGCGGCGACCGACGCCGACCCCGCCGAGTTCGACGGCGACATCGCGGACCTCAAGGCGTGGAAACAGGCGACGCGGTGA
- a CDS encoding DMT family transporter, producing the protein MVGESLLVGRYRNAALFVFLAAIWGGTYPAVTVGLSSFPPILYAALRLDLGAALLLLYAGWRTDYWRPRTRRDWAVVAAAGLLTLGGYGILQNIGQQTVPSAVASVLAGLIPILTIGFAKLFLPDERFGPVELLGVAVGFLGLVVITDPDPSNLLGGNAVGLAILVLAAASFALGGVLTQRIDSEMPFAAQTAWAMVVGAAASHLASAATPTESLAEVDPSLAGVAGLVYLGVVVSALGYLLYFSLLPRLGSVELNLITYAIAGFGTVYSWLLFTEPVTATTLLGFGIVLLGFGLLKWKRLGAVYRGRRRGVESD; encoded by the coding sequence ATGGTCGGTGAGTCGCTTCTCGTCGGTCGGTACCGAAACGCCGCCCTGTTCGTGTTCTTGGCGGCGATTTGGGGTGGGACCTACCCCGCGGTGACGGTCGGACTGTCGTCGTTTCCCCCGATTCTGTACGCCGCCCTCCGACTCGACCTCGGCGCGGCTCTCCTGTTGCTGTACGCGGGGTGGCGCACCGACTACTGGCGACCCCGCACGCGACGCGACTGGGCGGTCGTCGCGGCGGCCGGTCTCCTGACACTCGGCGGGTACGGCATCCTCCAGAACATCGGCCAGCAGACCGTCCCGAGCGCGGTCGCATCGGTGCTCGCGGGGCTGATTCCGATACTGACAATCGGGTTCGCGAAACTGTTTCTCCCCGACGAGCGGTTCGGGCCGGTCGAACTGCTCGGCGTCGCCGTCGGCTTCCTCGGACTCGTCGTCATCACCGACCCGGACCCGTCGAATCTCCTCGGAGGGAACGCCGTCGGACTGGCGATACTGGTGCTCGCCGCGGCGTCCTTCGCGCTCGGCGGCGTGCTCACCCAGCGAATCGACAGCGAGATGCCGTTCGCCGCGCAGACCGCGTGGGCGATGGTCGTCGGCGCCGCCGCGAGCCACCTCGCGAGCGCCGCGACCCCGACGGAGTCACTGGCGGAGGTCGACCCGTCGCTCGCGGGCGTCGCAGGTCTCGTCTACCTCGGCGTGGTCGTGAGCGCGCTCGGCTACCTGCTGTACTTCTCGCTTCTCCCCCGACTCGGCTCCGTCGAACTCAATCTCATCACCTACGCCATCGCCGGCTTCGGGACCGTCTACAGCTGGCTGCTGTTCACCGAACCGGTGACCGCGACCACGCTCCTCGGCTTCGGCATCGTCCTCCTTGGGTTCGGCCTGCTCAAGTGGAAACGACTCGGGGCCGTCTATCGAGGCCGTCGTCGCGGCGTCGAGTCGGACTGA
- a CDS encoding NAD(P)/FAD-dependent oxidoreductase has translation MNSVSALDSLDGESVVVVGGGFGGLSTACYLADAGADVTLLEKNEQLGGRASTLERDGFRFDMGPSWYLMPDVFERFFAYFGKQPEDYYGLTRLDPHYRIFFKDGDRVDMLPDVAANKATFESYEPGAGDRLDDYLRKAERNYRIGMEHFVYTDRPDLTDYIDLDVFRYSWGLSLVGSMQDHVENYFDHPKLQQIMQYTLVFLGGAPNNTPALYNLMSHVDFNMGVYYPDGGLAGVVDAIVDLAEELGVEFHTDSPVAEIAGRRGGFAVRTEDGREFLCDQVVSDADYAHTEQELLPEKKRQYDADYWDSRTYAPSAFLLYLGVEGDVDELAHHTLVLPTDWDDHFETIFEDPAWPDDPAYYLCVPSKTDDSVAPEGHSNLFALVPIAAGLEDTPERRESYRDLVLDDIADNTGVDLRDRIVVEESFCVNDFKERYNSTQGTALGLAHTLFQTALLRPPHGSDAVDGLYFTGSFTTPGIGVPMCLISGQLTAEEMAEDAR, from the coding sequence ATGAATTCTGTCTCGGCTCTCGACTCTCTCGACGGCGAGTCCGTCGTCGTCGTCGGCGGTGGTTTCGGCGGCCTCTCCACGGCGTGCTACCTCGCGGACGCCGGTGCCGACGTGACCCTGTTGGAGAAGAACGAACAGCTCGGCGGCCGAGCCAGCACCCTCGAACGCGACGGCTTCCGGTTCGACATGGGGCCGTCGTGGTACCTCATGCCCGACGTGTTCGAGCGCTTCTTCGCCTACTTCGGCAAGCAACCGGAGGACTACTACGGTCTGACCCGGCTCGACCCGCACTACCGCATCTTCTTCAAGGACGGCGACCGGGTGGACATGCTCCCCGACGTCGCGGCCAACAAGGCCACCTTCGAGTCGTACGAACCCGGCGCGGGCGACAGGCTCGACGACTATCTCCGGAAGGCCGAGCGGAACTACCGCATCGGGATGGAGCACTTCGTCTACACCGACCGCCCGGACCTCACCGACTACATCGACCTCGACGTGTTCCGGTACTCGTGGGGGCTCTCGCTCGTCGGCTCGATGCAGGACCACGTCGAGAACTACTTCGACCACCCGAAGCTCCAGCAGATAATGCAGTACACGCTGGTGTTCCTCGGCGGCGCGCCGAACAACACGCCAGCGCTCTACAACCTCATGAGCCACGTGGACTTCAACATGGGTGTCTACTACCCCGACGGTGGTCTCGCGGGCGTCGTCGACGCCATCGTCGACCTCGCCGAGGAGTTGGGCGTCGAGTTCCACACCGACTCCCCGGTGGCCGAAATCGCCGGTCGCCGCGGCGGGTTCGCCGTCCGCACCGAGGACGGCCGCGAGTTCCTCTGCGACCAGGTCGTCTCCGACGCCGACTACGCCCACACCGAACAGGAGCTCCTCCCGGAGAAGAAGCGGCAGTACGACGCCGACTACTGGGATTCCCGAACGTACGCCCCCTCGGCGTTCCTGCTCTACCTCGGCGTCGAGGGCGACGTGGACGAACTCGCCCACCACACGCTCGTGTTACCCACCGACTGGGACGACCACTTCGAGACGATATTCGAAGACCCGGCGTGGCCCGACGACCCCGCGTACTACCTCTGTGTGCCGTCGAAGACCGACGACTCGGTCGCGCCGGAGGGTCACAGCAACCTGTTCGCGCTCGTCCCCATCGCGGCCGGGTTGGAGGACACGCCGGAACGCCGCGAGAGCTACCGCGACCTCGTCCTCGACGACATCGCCGACAACACCGGCGTCGACCTCCGCGACAGAATCGTCGTCGAGGAGTCGTTCTGCGTGAACGACTTCAAGGAGCGCTACAACAGCACGCAGGGCACCGCGCTCGGCCTCGCGCACACGCTGTTCCAGACGGCGCTCCTCCGGCCGCCGCACGGCTCCGACGCGGTCGACGGCCTCTACTTCACCGGCTCGTTTACCACGCCGGGCATCGGCGTCCCGATGTGTCTCATCAGCGGTCAACTCACCGCCGAGGAGATGGCCGAAGACGCGAGGTGA
- a CDS encoding phosphoribosylamine--glycine ligase has product MKFLFVSADAALITDLAWQVHREGHDVRYYIEAERDKEIGDGFVPKTDDWRAEVQWADVIVFDDIWVGSDIGTGALAQELREEGHAVVGGTPNTDRLEEDRGYAMDVLEEHGVNTIEQRVFRDFDEGIEYVRRNRAPYVIKPLGEVQNVKRLLYVGNEDDGSDVVEVLRAYKQAWGHRMKGFQLQRKVEGVEIAVCGFFNGETFVDPVNFNFEHKKLFPGNIGPSTGEMGTSMFWAGRNRLFEETLGRLEPWLAEEGYVGSIDINCIVNEHGIYPLEFTPRFGYPTITLQEESFESSTAQFFYDLAHGNDPELSVHSGYQIAVRIVLPPFPFTDEKTYDENSRNAAVVFETDSREGVHIEDAKLVDGQWRAAGESGIPLVVTGKGETMQEARKQAYDRVDDIVIPNLYYRDDIGERWIAGDGDRLLAWGYLGPASE; this is encoded by the coding sequence ATGAAGTTCCTCTTCGTGTCGGCGGACGCCGCGCTCATCACCGACCTCGCGTGGCAGGTCCACAGGGAGGGCCACGACGTTCGGTACTACATCGAAGCCGAGCGCGACAAGGAAATCGGCGACGGCTTCGTCCCGAAGACGGACGACTGGCGCGCAGAGGTCCAATGGGCCGACGTCATCGTCTTCGACGACATCTGGGTCGGCTCCGATATCGGCACCGGCGCGCTGGCGCAGGAACTCCGCGAGGAGGGACACGCCGTCGTCGGCGGGACGCCCAACACCGACCGCCTCGAAGAGGACCGCGGCTACGCCATGGACGTGCTCGAAGAACACGGCGTCAACACCATCGAACAGCGCGTCTTCCGCGACTTCGACGAGGGAATCGAGTACGTCCGGCGGAACCGCGCCCCCTACGTCATCAAGCCGCTCGGGGAGGTCCAGAACGTCAAGCGACTCCTCTACGTCGGCAACGAGGACGACGGGAGCGACGTAGTCGAGGTGCTTCGCGCCTACAAGCAGGCGTGGGGGCACCGCATGAAGGGCTTTCAGCTCCAGCGGAAGGTCGAAGGCGTCGAAATCGCCGTCTGCGGCTTCTTCAACGGGGAGACGTTCGTCGACCCGGTGAACTTCAACTTCGAGCACAAGAAGCTCTTTCCGGGCAACATCGGACCCTCGACCGGCGAGATGGGCACGTCGATGTTCTGGGCCGGGCGGAACCGGCTGTTCGAGGAGACTCTGGGTCGGCTCGAACCGTGGCTCGCCGAGGAGGGCTACGTCGGGAGCATCGACATCAACTGCATCGTCAACGAACACGGCATCTACCCGCTGGAGTTCACGCCGCGGTTCGGCTACCCGACGATTACGCTCCAAGAGGAGTCGTTCGAGTCGTCGACCGCGCAGTTCTTCTACGACCTCGCCCACGGCAACGACCCCGAGCTATCGGTCCACAGCGGCTACCAAATCGCGGTCCGAATCGTCCTGCCGCCGTTTCCCTTCACCGACGAGAAGACCTACGACGAGAACTCGCGGAACGCGGCGGTCGTCTTCGAGACCGACAGCCGCGAGGGCGTCCACATCGAGGACGCGAAACTCGTCGACGGACAGTGGCGCGCGGCCGGCGAGAGCGGCATTCCGCTCGTCGTCACCGGGAAGGGCGAGACGATGCAGGAGGCGAGAAAGCAGGCCTACGACCGCGTCGACGACATCGTCATCCCGAACCTCTACTACCGCGACGACATCGGCGAGCGCTGGATAGCAGGCGACGGCGACCGACTGCTCGCGTGGGGCTACCTCGGGCCGGCGAGCGAATGA